The following proteins are encoded in a genomic region of Amycolatopsis sulphurea:
- a CDS encoding HAD family hydrolase: MDFAAAAPTPSRTWPSGASGRAPWVPPELRLVCLDIDDTLIDCTAAIRRTLQALTGRGDLWPLWDLITEEHVALVVAGKLDYDVMHHRRTECFLAELGIAADATQVAAFEARRRETLARSWRLFDDVLPCLEWLRAAGLRVAAVTNASGAHQRRKIAELGLSPFFDHVAIAGEIGVAKPDPVMFRSVCLALECAPEQTVHVGDKLDTDAIGARDAGLGAVWLDRDGTGLVGERAPDGVYTVFGLGELPELLVSEYATVGVPVQRAAGTPAARVRGGVF; the protein is encoded by the coding sequence GTGGATTTTGCCGCGGCAGCGCCGACCCCCTCGAGAACCTGGCCGTCCGGCGCTTCCGGGCGGGCGCCGTGGGTGCCGCCTGAGTTGCGGCTGGTGTGTCTCGACATCGACGACACCTTGATCGACTGCACCGCCGCGATCCGGCGGACGTTGCAGGCGCTGACCGGCCGCGGCGATCTCTGGCCGCTGTGGGACTTGATCACCGAGGAGCATGTGGCGCTCGTCGTCGCCGGGAAGCTGGACTACGACGTCATGCATCACCGGCGTACCGAGTGTTTCCTTGCGGAGCTGGGAATCGCCGCCGATGCGACGCAAGTGGCCGCGTTCGAGGCGCGCCGGCGGGAGACTTTGGCGCGTTCCTGGCGGTTGTTCGACGACGTGCTGCCGTGTCTGGAATGGTTGCGCGCCGCGGGGCTGCGAGTCGCCGCCGTGACGAACGCCTCAGGCGCACATCAGCGGCGCAAGATCGCCGAACTCGGGTTGTCGCCGTTTTTCGACCACGTCGCGATCGCGGGGGAGATCGGCGTTGCCAAACCGGATCCGGTGATGTTCCGTTCGGTCTGCCTCGCGCTCGAATGCGCGCCGGAACAGACGGTGCACGTGGGGGACAAACTCGATACCGACGCCATTGGCGCCCGCGACGCCGGGCTGGGCGCGGTGTGGCTCGATCGCGACGGGACCGGGCTGGTCGGTGAGCGGGCGCCGGACGGGGTGTACACCGTGTTCGGGTTGGGGGAGCTTCCTGAGCTGCTGGTTTCGGAGTACGCAACGGTCGGGGTGCCGGTCCAGCGCGCGGCCGGGACCCCCGCTGCGCGGGTCCGTGGGGGCGTGTTCTAG
- the cimA gene encoding citramalate synthase: MTRTEPAGTPLGDAFHLYDTTLRDGAQREGITYSVADKLAVARLLDELGVGFIEGGWPGALPKDTEFFARAAKGELLLKHAALVAFGATRKAGTTAEKDPQVRALLDAEAPVITVVAKSDLRHIERALRVDVDEACAMVHDTVAFLVREGRRVFLDAEHFFDGYAASPDTSLRVLDAAAGAGADVLVLCDTNGGRLPLGLAETVREIKEKTGFRLGIHCQDDTSCAVANSVAAVQAGATHVQCTANGYGERAGNADLFAVAGNLVTKLGMEVLPTGGIAELTRVSHALAEIANLAPDTHQAYVGSSAFAHKAGLHASAIKVDPLLYNHIDPASVGNGMRVLVTEMAGRASLELKGRELGVDLAGRPEALTNAVRKVKELESEGWSFEAADASLGLLLRREIEHISAEPPPVPPFELESYRVVLDHRPDGEVVSEATVKVHVGGRRVIATAEGNGPVHALDAALREALSPHLPWLDSVELADYKVRILPSNPGTDAVTRVLVETSDGEHAWTTVGVHGNIVEASWLALCDALVHKSLVTVDG; the protein is encoded by the coding sequence CGAGCTGGGCGTCGGGTTCATCGAGGGTGGCTGGCCGGGGGCGCTTCCGAAGGACACCGAGTTCTTCGCGCGGGCCGCGAAAGGCGAGCTGCTGCTGAAGCACGCAGCTCTTGTCGCCTTCGGTGCCACGCGCAAAGCGGGTACCACGGCGGAGAAGGATCCCCAGGTCCGGGCGTTGCTCGACGCGGAAGCGCCCGTGATCACGGTGGTGGCCAAGTCGGACTTGCGGCATATCGAGCGTGCGCTTCGGGTGGACGTCGACGAGGCGTGCGCGATGGTCCACGACACGGTCGCGTTCCTCGTTCGGGAGGGGCGACGGGTATTCCTCGACGCCGAGCACTTCTTCGACGGTTACGCCGCGTCTCCCGATACCTCGTTGCGGGTTCTCGACGCGGCGGCCGGCGCAGGTGCGGACGTTCTCGTGCTGTGCGACACCAACGGTGGCAGGCTTCCCCTGGGGTTGGCCGAAACGGTGCGTGAGATCAAGGAGAAGACCGGGTTCCGCTTGGGAATCCATTGCCAGGACGACACTTCCTGCGCGGTGGCGAACTCCGTCGCTGCGGTGCAGGCCGGCGCGACGCACGTGCAGTGCACCGCGAACGGTTACGGGGAACGGGCCGGCAACGCCGATCTGTTCGCCGTGGCGGGAAACCTCGTGACCAAGCTCGGTATGGAGGTCCTCCCGACCGGAGGAATTGCCGAGCTCACCCGGGTCTCCCACGCCCTTGCCGAGATCGCCAATCTCGCACCCGACACCCACCAGGCCTACGTCGGGTCGTCGGCCTTCGCTCACAAGGCGGGGCTGCACGCGAGTGCGATCAAGGTGGATCCATTGCTGTACAACCACATTGATCCGGCTTCGGTCGGCAACGGCATGCGGGTGCTGGTCACTGAGATGGCCGGCAGGGCCAGCCTTGAGCTCAAGGGACGTGAGCTCGGGGTCGACCTTGCCGGCCGGCCTGAAGCACTGACGAACGCGGTGCGGAAGGTCAAGGAACTGGAGTCGGAGGGCTGGTCGTTCGAGGCCGCCGATGCTTCGCTCGGATTGTTGCTGCGGCGCGAGATTGAGCACATTTCGGCGGAACCGCCGCCGGTCCCGCCGTTCGAGCTGGAGTCCTACCGGGTCGTGCTCGACCACCGGCCGGACGGCGAGGTGGTGTCCGAGGCGACCGTGAAGGTGCATGTGGGCGGCCGGCGGGTGATCGCGACCGCGGAGGGCAACGGACCGGTGCACGCGCTCGACGCCGCGTTGCGCGAGGCGCTGAGCCCGCACCTGCCCTGGCTGGACAGCGTGGAGCTGGCGGACTACAAGGTGCGGATTCTCCCGTCGAACCCGGGCACAGACGCGGTGACGCGCGTTCTCGTCGAGACCAGTGACGGCGAACATGCCTGGACCACGGTCGGTGTGCACGGGAACATCGTCGAGGCGAGCTGGCTGGCGTTGTGCGATGCGCTGGTGCACAAGAGTCTGGTGACCGTGGATGGGTGA
- a CDS encoding fumarylacetoacetate hydrolase family protein has product MRLARIAHPSGVAFASIEGEGDDAQVLEIAEHPFGQPNFTGKRWPLADVRLLAPILPSKVIAVGRNYAKHAAEFGNEVPSAPMLFIKPSTTVIGPNVPIRRPSDVGRVDFEGELAIVIGQPVKNVSAARASRAILGYTVANDVSARDLQKSDGQWGRAKGFDTFCPLGPWIDTSADPADLALRSEVDGELKQDGRTSDLVHKVPELVEFVSRVMTLLPGDVILTGTPEGVGPIVDGQSVSITIDGIGTLTNPVQDV; this is encoded by the coding sequence GTGCGTCTAGCTCGTATTGCTCATCCCAGTGGTGTCGCGTTCGCTTCGATCGAGGGCGAAGGTGACGATGCCCAGGTGCTGGAGATCGCGGAACATCCGTTCGGCCAGCCGAACTTCACCGGCAAAAGGTGGCCGCTCGCCGATGTTCGGCTGCTCGCGCCGATCCTGCCGTCGAAGGTGATCGCCGTCGGGCGGAACTATGCCAAGCATGCGGCGGAGTTCGGCAACGAGGTGCCGTCCGCGCCGATGCTGTTCATCAAGCCGTCCACCACGGTCATCGGTCCGAACGTGCCGATCCGGCGACCTTCGGACGTAGGCCGGGTCGATTTCGAGGGCGAGCTGGCGATCGTGATCGGCCAGCCGGTGAAGAACGTGTCGGCGGCGCGTGCGTCGCGTGCGATCCTCGGCTACACCGTGGCCAACGACGTCAGCGCCCGGGACCTTCAGAAGTCCGACGGGCAGTGGGGGCGGGCGAAGGGCTTCGACACGTTCTGCCCACTCGGCCCGTGGATCGACACGTCGGCCGACCCGGCCGATCTCGCGCTGCGCAGCGAGGTCGACGGGGAACTCAAGCAGGACGGGCGGACTTCCGACCTCGTGCACAAGGTGCCCGAACTGGTGGAGTTCGTCTCCCGGGTGATGACCCTGCTGCCCGGCGACGTCATCCTGACCGGCACGCCAGAGGGTGTCGGTCCGATCGTCGACGGCCAGTCGGTGTCGATCACGATCGACGGCATCGGCACGTTGACCAATCCGGTGCAGGACGTCTGA
- a CDS encoding FAD-dependent oxidoreductase yields MTEHTGCVIVGGGPAGMVAGLLLARAGVEVTVLEKHADFLRDFRGDTVHPSTLTLLDQLGLGEKFNALPHTEVQMVGFPVDGGGVMKIADLSRLKVPHPYVAMVPQWDFLDLLAEAAQKEPTFTLRLETEMTGLLRADRRVSGVRYCTAGGTEGTLEADLVIAADGRWSLARESAGLEPHEYDTPFDAWWFRISRHENEPGGMLVPRIHNRRFAIPLPRKGYHQIAYLAPKGEDLRAAGIESFRESVADLCPEFADRTHELKSMDDVKFLDVRLNRLHRWHVDGLLCIGDAAHAMSPVGGVGINLAVQDAVGAATLLAESLLHGQPTPKELAAVRSRRLLPTIAVQTLQRLLHREVMRPVMAGERNQPPPAMVRLFTLFPRLSAIPAHLLGVGFRPEMAPPFARRPMEPAGR; encoded by the coding sequence ATGACCGAACACACGGGGTGCGTGATCGTCGGCGGTGGACCGGCGGGCATGGTGGCCGGCTTGCTCCTGGCGCGCGCCGGCGTCGAGGTGACGGTCCTGGAGAAGCACGCGGACTTCCTGCGCGACTTCCGCGGGGACACCGTGCACCCGTCCACGCTCACGCTGCTAGACCAGCTGGGGCTGGGGGAAAAGTTCAACGCATTGCCGCACACCGAGGTGCAGATGGTCGGCTTCCCGGTCGACGGTGGTGGCGTGATGAAGATCGCCGACCTGTCCCGGCTGAAAGTGCCGCACCCGTACGTCGCGATGGTGCCGCAGTGGGACTTCCTCGATCTGCTGGCCGAGGCCGCCCAGAAGGAGCCGACGTTCACCTTGCGGCTCGAGACCGAGATGACCGGGCTGCTGCGTGCCGACCGGCGGGTGTCCGGAGTGCGCTACTGCACCGCAGGCGGCACGGAAGGAACTCTCGAAGCCGACCTGGTCATCGCTGCCGACGGGCGCTGGTCTCTGGCCCGCGAGTCGGCCGGGCTGGAACCACACGAATACGACACACCGTTCGACGCGTGGTGGTTCCGGATTTCCCGGCACGAAAACGAGCCCGGCGGCATGCTCGTCCCGCGGATACACAACCGCCGGTTCGCCATCCCCTTGCCACGCAAGGGCTACCACCAGATCGCCTATCTCGCGCCGAAGGGTGAAGACCTCCGAGCGGCGGGCATCGAGAGCTTCCGCGAGAGCGTTGCCGATCTTTGCCCCGAGTTTGCCGACCGCACCCACGAGCTGAAGTCGATGGACGACGTGAAGTTCCTCGACGTCCGGCTCAACCGGCTGCACCGCTGGCACGTCGACGGACTGCTGTGCATTGGTGACGCAGCACACGCGATGTCGCCGGTCGGCGGCGTCGGAATCAACCTGGCGGTACAAGACGCAGTCGGCGCAGCCACCCTCTTGGCCGAAAGCCTTCTCCACGGCCAACCGACGCCGAAGGAACTCGCAGCCGTACGCAGCCGTCGCCTCCTGCCGACGATCGCTGTCCAAACCCTGCAGCGGCTGCTGCACCGAGAAGTCATGCGCCCGGTAATGGCCGGTGAACGCAACCAACCACCGCCGGCGATGGTCAGGCTCTTCACACTTTTCCCGAGGCTGTCCGCCATACCGGCACACCTCCTGGGCGTAGGCTTCCGCCCCGAAATGGCACCGCCCTTCGCCCGCCGACCGATGGAACCTGCCGGCCGTTAA